The following proteins are co-located in the Trichormus variabilis 0441 genome:
- a CDS encoding PEP-CTERM sorting domain-containing protein: MQNFLALADLSDLDIGGFVFEGSAIKNTLTLGAGDTFNFDWNFRTNETLNKDFAFLLVDGTLIKLADFTDATQADSPFLQKTGIRSYTFSTPGTYTFALGVVDVDDYGTTSALEISNIKLERVPVPEPSTILGLFTALGCSVTIRRSRKKST, translated from the coding sequence TTGCAAAATTTTCTCGCTTTAGCTGATCTCTCTGACCTGGATATTGGAGGATTTGTATTTGAGGGGTCTGCAATAAAAAATACACTTACTTTAGGGGCTGGTGATACTTTCAACTTCGACTGGAACTTCCGCACTAACGAGACACTTAACAAGGACTTCGCCTTTCTGTTGGTAGACGGTACACTGATTAAGTTGGCTGACTTCACTGATGCAACTCAAGCTGACAGTCCCTTTCTTCAAAAAACAGGGATTCGTTCTTATACCTTTAGTACTCCTGGAACCTACACCTTCGCCTTGGGAGTAGTGGATGTAGATGATTATGGGACTACATCGGCTTTGGAGATTAGTAACATCAAGCTAGAGAGAGTTCCAGTTCCTGAACCAAGTACTATCCTGGGTTTATTTACCGCCCTGGGTTGCAGCGTAACTATAAGGCGGTCAAGAAAAAAATCTACTTAA
- a CDS encoding glycosyltransferase family 4 protein, with protein sequence MNVLLINKSDIDGGAARAAYRLHCGLRHIGVNSQMLVQEKLTNDKTVIAPEIRLFQGIARAKLTFDALPLKFYPQRSHNPYSVQWLPDTVASKVAKIAPDIIHLHWIRGGFMQIETVAKLKQPLVWTIHDTGDFTGGCHVIGECDRYQVSCGACPQLNSNYEQDISRWIWQRKAKAWKNLKITLVSPSRWLAECARSSPLFQNLPIEVIPHGLDTQKYRPISQHSAREMLNLPQDKKLVLFGAIQATSDRNKGFHLLQPALQQLSQSAWSDNLEIVIFGASQPEKPIDLGFKTHYLGHLHDDISLAAVYSAADVMLVPSLQESFGQTASESLACGTPVVAFNATGLKDIIDHQQNGYLAKPYEADDFAQGINWVLENEQRLQKLSFYAREKAEREFTLELQARRYLALFQAILHNKN encoded by the coding sequence ATGAATGTTTTACTAATTAATAAATCTGATATTGATGGTGGAGCAGCTCGTGCTGCCTATAGATTGCATTGTGGACTACGGCATATTGGTGTCAACTCACAGATGCTGGTGCAAGAGAAGCTAACTAATGACAAAACAGTGATTGCACCCGAAATTAGATTATTTCAAGGAATTGCTAGAGCAAAACTGACATTTGATGCCTTGCCATTAAAGTTTTATCCTCAGCGTAGTCATAACCCATATTCAGTTCAGTGGTTGCCTGATACAGTAGCTTCTAAAGTGGCAAAAATTGCTCCTGATATTATCCATCTGCACTGGATTCGGGGAGGATTTATGCAAATAGAAACAGTGGCAAAGCTGAAACAACCTCTAGTTTGGACTATTCATGACACGGGGGACTTTACTGGAGGATGTCACGTTATTGGAGAATGCGATCGCTATCAAGTTTCCTGCGGAGCCTGTCCTCAACTTAATAGTAATTATGAACAAGACATATCACGTTGGATATGGCAGCGTAAAGCCAAAGCTTGGAAAAACCTGAAGATTACCTTGGTTTCACCCAGTCGTTGGTTAGCAGAGTGCGCTCGCTCTAGTCCTTTGTTCCAAAATCTACCCATAGAAGTGATTCCTCACGGACTAGATACGCAAAAATACCGTCCCATCAGTCAACATTCTGCGCGGGAGATGCTCAATCTACCCCAAGATAAAAAACTGGTACTGTTCGGAGCAATACAAGCAACCAGTGACAGAAATAAAGGGTTTCATCTGTTGCAACCAGCTTTACAACAATTAAGCCAGTCAGCTTGGAGCGATAACTTAGAAATAGTCATTTTTGGTGCATCCCAACCCGAAAAACCAATTGATTTAGGCTTCAAAACCCACTACTTAGGACACTTGCACGACGATATATCGTTAGCAGCCGTCTACTCAGCAGCAGATGTGATGTTAGTACCATCTCTGCAAGAGTCTTTTGGACAGACAGCCTCTGAATCACTCGCTTGTGGTACTCCCGTTGTGGCATTTAATGCCACTGGCTTAAAAGATATTATTGACCATCAGCAAAACGGCTATTTAGCTAAACCTTACGAAGCCGACGATTTTGCTCAAGGAATTAATTGGGTACTGGAAAATGAGCAGAGACTACAAAAACTGTCATTTTACGCCAGAGAAAAAGCTGAAAGAGAATTTACTTTAGAACTTCAAGCCCGTCGCTATTTAGCCCTTTTTCAGGCAATATTACATAACAAAAATTAG
- a CDS encoding glycosyltransferase family 2 protein has product MDTKKIKTSCLINNYNYAAFLSEAVASALQQTVKFDEIIIVDDASTDNSAEVIAKFAQQADIKYILKDKNQGQLSSFNEAFLNASGDIIFFLDADDAYEPEYLETALNFYDRRSECDFVFCAYKKFGAVEGIFQDYQIDVDLGYSVIRTLCNGEWIGSITSTLSMRRNILRKVLPIPNTEDWRVRADDCLVWGASLVGAKKFYLSQPLVRYRIHQNNQFHNSKFVNTDKDYEYKRFWKRNSLFNYILQKNNLELPLLLAFTSLNELKTIPCPNTQDFISYLKIIFLFEKNLYWKIKGILLLFNYLVKVLLSGKLQLR; this is encoded by the coding sequence ATGGACACAAAAAAAATCAAAACGTCTTGCTTAATTAATAATTATAATTACGCAGCCTTTCTGTCAGAAGCAGTTGCTAGTGCTTTACAACAAACAGTTAAATTTGATGAAATTATTATTGTTGATGACGCATCTACAGATAACTCTGCCGAGGTGATAGCTAAGTTTGCTCAACAGGCAGATATTAAATATATATTAAAAGACAAAAATCAAGGTCAGCTATCTTCATTCAACGAAGCTTTTTTAAATGCCTCTGGAGACATCATCTTTTTTTTAGATGCTGATGATGCTTATGAACCTGAATATTTAGAAACTGCCCTGAATTTTTATGATAGACGTAGCGAATGTGATTTTGTATTTTGTGCCTATAAAAAATTTGGAGCAGTAGAAGGCATATTTCAAGATTATCAAATAGATGTAGATTTGGGTTATTCAGTCATTAGAACCTTATGTAATGGTGAATGGATTGGCTCGATAACTTCAACATTGTCCATGCGTAGAAACATACTGAGGAAAGTTTTACCTATTCCTAATACAGAAGATTGGCGAGTTAGGGCTGATGATTGTTTGGTTTGGGGGGCTTCTTTAGTAGGAGCAAAGAAATTTTATTTGTCTCAACCTTTAGTAAGGTATAGGATACACCAAAATAACCAATTTCATAATAGTAAATTTGTAAATACAGATAAAGATTATGAATATAAGAGATTTTGGAAGCGCAATTCATTATTTAATTACATTCTGCAAAAAAATAATTTAGAGTTGCCTTTGTTATTAGCTTTTACATCACTGAATGAGCTAAAAACAATACCATGTCCTAATACTCAAGATTTCATATCGTATTTAAAAATCATATTTCTATTTGAGAAGAATTTATATTGGAAAATTAAGGGCATACTTTTATTATTTAATTATCTTGTCAAAGTTTTGCTGAGTGGGAAATTACAACTAAGGTAA
- a CDS encoding sialidase family protein, giving the protein MSTMSAQIVTSDLLAELSTEATTGTWSSQQLTSGDRGTSHAPALAVYRDKLLMVWKGKLDDPHIFYSVFDGNTWSPQQLTSGDRGTSHAPALATYRDKLLMVWKGKLDDPHIFYSVFDGNTWSPQQLTSGDRGTSHAPALATYQDKLLMVWKGKLDDPRIFYSVFDGNTWSPQQLTSGDRGTSHAPALATYQDKLVMVWKGKLDDPRIFYSVFDGNTWSPQQLTSGDRGTSHAPALATYQDKLVMVWKGKLDDPRIFYSVFDGNTWSPQQLTSGDRGTSHAPALATYQDKLVMVWKGKLDDPRIFYSVFDGNV; this is encoded by the coding sequence ATGTCAACTATGTCGGCTCAAATCGTTACATCGGATTTACTTGCAGAGTTATCCACAGAAGCAACGACGGGTACTTGGTCATCACAGCAGCTCACTTCTGGAGATCGCGGTACCTCCCATGCCCCGGCCCTGGCTGTCTATCGAGACAAGTTATTAATGGTTTGGAAAGGGAAGCTGGATGACCCGCACATTTTCTATTCTGTCTTTGATGGCAATACCTGGTCGCCTCAGCAGCTCACTTCTGGAGATCGCGGTACCTCCCATGCTCCGGCCCTGGCTACTTATCGAGACAAGTTATTAATGGTTTGGAAAGGGAAGCTGGATGACCCGCACATTTTCTATTCTGTCTTTGATGGCAATACCTGGTCGCCTCAACAGCTCACTTCTGGAGATCGCGGTACCTCCCATGCTCCGGCCTTAGCCACCTATCAAGATAAGTTATTAATGGTTTGGAAAGGGAAGCTGGATGACCCTCGGATCTTCTATTCTGTCTTTGATGGCAATACCTGGTCGCCTCAACAGCTCACTTCTGGAGATCGCGGTACCTCCCATGCTCCGGCCTTAGCCACCTATCAAGATAAGTTGGTGATGGTTTGGAAAGGGAAGCTGGATGACCCTCGGATCTTCTATTCTGTCTTTGATGGCAATACCTGGTCGCCTCAACAGCTCACTTCTGGAGATCGCGGTACCTCCCATGCTCCGGCCTTAGCCACCTATCAAGATAAGTTGGTGATGGTTTGGAAAGGGAAGCTGGATGACCCTCGGATCTTCTATTCTGTCTTTGATGGCAATACCTGGTCGCCTCAACAGCTCACTTCTGGAGATCGCGGTACCTCCCATGCTCCGGCCTTAGCCACCTATCAAGATAAGTTGGTGATGGTTTGGAAAGGGAAGCTGGATGACCCTCGGATCTTCTATTCTGTCTTTGATGGCAATGTGTAA
- a CDS encoding flippase — MLSKLRLSNLSKLKSHSRLRAIIANTGWLFADRILRMGASLVVGVWIARYLGAQQYGLFNYALAFVTLFTPVLTLGLDEIVVRHVVRESSNKEEILGTTFWLKFLGGIASVLLAVGITLFLGEREFLKISLVAILAIAGIFRAADTIELWFQSQVQSKYAVIAKNIAFLLNTLIKVALILTKAPLLAFAWVTLAEFAMNAVGLAIVYQSKGFSFWSWRWNFQVAKTLLKESLPLIFSGFAIMIFMKIDQIMLGQMIGDKEVGVYSAAVRISEVWYFIPGAIVPSVAPSIYAAKDQSDGVYYQRLGQLFRLLTCIALAIAVPMTFLSDKIIMVLFGNGYAGAGAILAVHIWTSIFVFLGFASSPWFIAEGLNHVTLGKTVFGAILNIILNFLLIPQYLGLGAAIATIISQAAAAFLCNAFDRRTQKIFKIQLQSLLLFYKY, encoded by the coding sequence ATGCTAAGCAAATTAAGGCTTTCAAACTTATCTAAATTAAAATCTCATTCTCGCTTGCGTGCCATCATTGCTAATACTGGTTGGTTGTTTGCCGATCGCATCCTGCGTATGGGTGCAAGCCTGGTGGTGGGAGTATGGATAGCACGCTATTTAGGAGCGCAACAGTATGGTCTGTTTAACTATGCGCTAGCCTTTGTGACTTTATTTACTCCTGTTTTGACTTTGGGTTTAGATGAAATAGTGGTTCGCCATGTGGTACGTGAATCATCAAATAAAGAGGAGATTTTAGGAACCACGTTTTGGCTAAAATTTCTCGGAGGGATTGCCTCTGTATTATTAGCAGTTGGTATTACGCTATTCTTGGGTGAACGGGAATTTTTGAAGATATCCTTAGTGGCTATTTTAGCAATAGCGGGAATTTTTAGGGCGGCGGATACTATTGAATTATGGTTCCAGTCGCAGGTGCAGTCAAAATATGCTGTTATTGCTAAAAATATAGCTTTTTTATTAAATACGCTGATCAAAGTAGCCCTAATTTTAACAAAAGCACCATTATTAGCATTTGCTTGGGTAACCTTGGCAGAATTTGCCATGAATGCAGTTGGTTTAGCTATTGTTTACCAATCTAAAGGATTTTCATTTTGGTCATGGCGTTGGAATTTTCAGGTTGCGAAAACACTCCTCAAAGAGAGTTTACCTTTAATTTTTTCCGGCTTTGCCATCATGATTTTTATGAAAATTGACCAGATCATGTTGGGTCAAATGATTGGGGATAAGGAGGTAGGGGTTTATTCTGCGGCTGTGCGGATATCGGAAGTTTGGTACTTTATTCCAGGTGCGATTGTCCCTTCTGTAGCTCCATCAATCTACGCAGCGAAGGATCAATCAGACGGGGTTTACTATCAGCGTCTAGGACAGTTGTTTCGGCTACTAACTTGTATAGCTTTGGCGATCGCTGTGCCAATGACTTTCCTTTCTGACAAAATAATTATGGTGTTGTTTGGTAATGGATACGCAGGCGCTGGTGCAATACTCGCCGTACATATTTGGACTTCTATATTTGTATTCCTTGGTTTTGCATCATCACCTTGGTTTATTGCCGAAGGTTTGAATCATGTAACTCTAGGTAAGACTGTATTTGGGGCTATATTGAACATTATTCTCAATTTCCTGCTGATTCCCCAATATTTAGGACTAGGTGCAGCGATCGCCACAATTATATCCCAAGCTGCGGCAGCTTTCCTTTGCAATGCTTTCGATAGAAGAACACAAAAAATATTTAAGATTCAATTGCAGTCACTTCTGCTGTTCTATAAATATTAG
- a CDS encoding O-antigen ligase family protein, whose amino-acid sequence MRYSIREQMRLIALALGVATLLSLFFSTFLPDYIHKAPELAGMWSGIYGHKNELGYMMAWSAGIFLHLALSNYQYTWLMWTLCGVATSLIILSRSTTSLTILLTIILILPFYRFFKKTNYKLQVIMIGLALILLTLSTILLMTNIENIVGTSGKDLTFNGRADLWEPIISKVWERPWFGYGYYGFWNSPEAANVRATYEWASNSHNGFLELLLDIGFLGFLVFAAGFIRFFVLALGRIISVAKKPEDYWPMQMLIIIVIVNFSEARLLTPSWNWLMYITTSLSLSLSYQRIRMGIKEDLKAEFMSSNRITVRE is encoded by the coding sequence ATGCGCTATTCCATAAGAGAGCAAATGAGGCTCATAGCTTTAGCTCTTGGTGTAGCCACATTATTATCTCTGTTTTTCTCTACATTCCTGCCAGATTATATTCACAAAGCCCCTGAATTAGCAGGAATGTGGAGTGGAATTTATGGACATAAAAATGAGCTAGGATACATGATGGCGTGGAGTGCGGGAATTTTTCTGCACTTAGCCTTAAGTAATTATCAATATACTTGGTTGATGTGGACATTATGTGGTGTGGCTACATCCCTAATTATCCTTTCCCGTTCTACGACATCTTTGACAATCTTATTAACAATAATCCTAATTTTGCCTTTTTATAGATTTTTCAAAAAAACCAATTATAAATTACAAGTTATTATGATTGGTTTAGCTCTAATATTACTCACACTTTCTACAATATTACTGATGACTAATATTGAAAATATCGTGGGTACTTCAGGTAAAGATTTAACTTTTAACGGGCGTGCTGATCTCTGGGAACCAATAATTTCCAAAGTTTGGGAAAGACCTTGGTTTGGTTATGGATATTACGGGTTTTGGAATAGTCCTGAAGCAGCTAATGTCAGAGCAACCTACGAATGGGCGAGTAATTCCCATAATGGTTTCTTGGAACTATTGTTAGACATAGGATTTTTAGGCTTTTTGGTATTTGCAGCCGGATTTATACGATTTTTTGTCCTGGCATTAGGTCGAATTATTTCAGTAGCCAAAAAGCCAGAAGATTATTGGCCGATGCAAATGTTAATTATCATTGTTATCGTCAATTTTTCCGAAGCCAGATTACTAACTCCGAGTTGGAACTGGTTAATGTATATCACAACTTCCTTATCATTAAGTCTTAGCTATCAGCGAATACGCATGGGTATCAAAGAAGATTTGAAAGCAGAATTTATGTCGTCGAATCGAATAACTGTAAGGGAGTAA
- a CDS encoding GumC family protein: MTMDSLQGFEEVDIHKYVEVLQRRWLAVVGIFGLSLTLGCVYAFSQKPSYKAEGSVMIKTNRTSSLTGLPQDIGRLEPLNVNDNPLETQVRIIGSNPVLEQTIKALNLKDKNGKPLSIRIFAKQLKIEGIKGTDVVQLSYKSNDPALAAKVVNKVIDNYIALNIKANQDEALTAKQVLIAEIPKAETSVKKAESELRIFKEINKIIALEQEATVAVDTVSKLSNRISEAQAQLNDVTGRLEQLRAQAQVDSQQGVIASELSQAPGVQKVLAELQETESKLAVERTRFESEHPAITSLEEKIVVLKNLLKDRTGQVAGTAQVTQGSLQVGQLKQSIIADITRAESQRVGLERQISTLLQQREAYIKRANYLPKLEQNQRELERRLQAAQGTYETLLKKRQEIDIAQNQKIPNARVISYALIPDFPEGPRKILFIIGGGVAGIFLGIIAAFSIDLIDRSVKTVKEAKEVLRYTVLGVIPTLGRNTKDDIPIPGLDRAVPKIIGRDIPYFPLGDAYQILQVNLKFLCSDKPLKSIVVTSSVPKEGKSEVSANLAVTMAQAGRRVLLVDADMRHPIQHHIWDLSNAIGLTNVLIGQVTLDEAVQEVMPNLEVLPCGILPPNPVAMLDSQRMATLMSNFARDYDFIIFDTPPLTGIADAAVLSTLTDGILLVVRPGVVDFNSANAAKEFLTQSGQKVLGIVINGVNIKNEPNGYIYSSKYRQLEPNSISSSLSKLSRKS, from the coding sequence ATGACAATGGACTCTTTACAAGGTTTTGAAGAAGTAGATATTCACAAATACGTAGAAGTTCTTCAACGACGTTGGTTAGCTGTAGTAGGAATTTTTGGACTATCGCTAACCCTTGGGTGTGTGTATGCCTTTTCACAAAAGCCTTCATACAAAGCAGAAGGAAGTGTGATGATTAAAACTAATCGCACTTCCTCACTCACTGGTTTACCACAGGACATTGGTCGCTTAGAACCATTGAATGTGAATGACAACCCCTTGGAAACTCAAGTGAGAATTATTGGCTCAAATCCAGTACTTGAGCAAACGATTAAAGCACTTAACCTTAAAGATAAAAATGGCAAACCGCTATCAATTAGAATTTTTGCCAAACAACTAAAGATAGAAGGCATCAAAGGCACAGATGTTGTGCAGCTTTCTTATAAGAGTAATGATCCTGCACTAGCTGCCAAAGTTGTCAATAAAGTTATTGACAATTATATAGCCTTAAATATTAAAGCCAATCAAGACGAAGCACTCACAGCTAAACAAGTCCTGATTGCGGAAATACCCAAAGCTGAGACAAGCGTCAAAAAAGCTGAGTCAGAACTGCGGATATTTAAAGAAATCAATAAAATTATTGCTCTAGAACAGGAAGCAACCGTAGCGGTTGATACCGTTTCCAAACTTAGCAACCGCATCTCTGAAGCACAAGCACAACTAAACGACGTTACGGGTCGTTTAGAACAGTTACGCGCTCAAGCTCAGGTTGATTCACAACAAGGTGTCATCGCATCCGAATTGAGCCAAGCGCCGGGAGTGCAGAAAGTACTAGCGGAACTCCAAGAAACAGAAAGTAAATTAGCGGTTGAACGTACTCGCTTTGAATCTGAACACCCCGCAATTACTAGCTTAGAAGAAAAGATTGTAGTTCTGAAAAACTTGCTCAAAGATCGCACAGGACAAGTAGCAGGTACAGCGCAGGTTACCCAGGGAAGCTTACAGGTCGGGCAACTGAAGCAAAGCATCATAGCAGATATTACTCGTGCAGAGTCACAACGTGTTGGTTTAGAAAGACAAATCAGTACACTCTTGCAACAACGAGAGGCATACATTAAACGAGCCAACTATTTACCAAAACTCGAACAAAATCAAAGAGAGTTAGAACGGAGGCTACAAGCAGCACAAGGAACCTACGAAACCCTCCTGAAAAAACGCCAAGAAATTGACATTGCTCAAAACCAAAAGATTCCTAATGCGCGGGTCATTTCCTATGCCTTAATTCCCGATTTCCCAGAGGGGCCCCGCAAAATTCTATTTATTATTGGCGGTGGAGTAGCTGGTATTTTCTTAGGTATCATTGCCGCCTTTAGTATAGACTTGATCGATCGCTCAGTGAAGACTGTTAAGGAAGCTAAAGAAGTCCTGAGATACACCGTTTTAGGAGTTATTCCTACATTAGGTAGAAACACTAAAGATGATATACCCATACCAGGACTTGATAGAGCTGTTCCCAAAATCATTGGTAGAGATATCCCCTACTTTCCCTTAGGTGACGCATATCAGATACTGCAAGTTAATTTAAAGTTCCTCTGTTCTGATAAACCACTCAAAAGTATTGTAGTCACCAGTTCCGTCCCTAAAGAAGGCAAGTCAGAAGTATCGGCAAATTTAGCTGTAACTATGGCTCAGGCTGGTCGTCGGGTGTTGTTGGTAGATGCAGATATGCGTCACCCCATACAACATCATATTTGGGATCTATCTAATGCGATCGGGCTAACCAACGTCCTCATTGGTCAAGTAACTTTAGATGAAGCAGTACAAGAAGTAATGCCCAATTTAGAGGTACTTCCGTGCGGAATTTTACCACCTAATCCTGTAGCCATGTTAGATTCTCAACGCATGGCCACATTGATGAGTAACTTTGCTAGGGATTACGACTTTATTATCTTTGATACACCACCCCTAACAGGCATAGCGGATGCGGCTGTATTAAGTACCCTGACTGACGGAATTTTATTAGTTGTTCGTCCGGGGGTAGTTGATTTTAATAGTGCTAATGCAGCTAAAGAGTTTTTAACTCAGTCAGGTCAAAAGGTTTTAGGAATAGTCATCAATGGAGTGAATATTAAAAACGAACCGAACGGTTACATTTATTCCTCAAAATACAGACAACTTGAACCAAATTCCATATCTAGTAGCTTAAGCAAGTTGTCTAGAAAAAGTTGA
- a CDS encoding IS66-like element ISAva2 family transposase yields MNQNLPQDLDRESLSQLSKEELVDIIIEQSKVIRELQKIILELQQEIERLKVSRDLDSSNSSKPPSQDIHKKSEKEKVPHLEESNPPKKKPGGQPGHQGKTRKGFGRVDRYEILRPTDCIYCGQKAFAPLAVKVEKHAVAQLVECPIEIVEYQRHTCVCECCGNIQTAAWPQEIIPGQDLGTSLQAFLGWTNNYAHMPYEKQQEMLWELGEIEIGLGTLVATNERIQQAIEPSIHELSNWVKQTQPNIHVDETPWSVKGVKEWLWVVANSEFCLFTAADTRSRAELEAILGTEYTGVLSSDDFSVYNGYQAVAQQKCLAHLRRHFKKLIQLPGLHNKAIGETFVNLIDEAFRSYAQWFETLDSNSYNDWINQFKFKLQFSVDQWINLAGATAGNLLRSLRDKASQWWYFLDHPEVPPDNNLAERSLRLAVTKRKVSGGSRSMKRFQHTANLLTVVQTCRRQGRSVIDFFVQALIADSNNSHSRPSLLPQY; encoded by the coding sequence ATGAACCAAAACTTGCCTCAAGATTTAGACAGAGAAAGTTTGAGCCAGTTATCTAAAGAAGAACTGGTGGACATCATCATTGAGCAGAGCAAGGTAATACGTGAGCTACAAAAGATAATATTAGAACTACAGCAAGAAATAGAGCGTTTAAAAGTCAGCAGAGATTTAGATAGTTCTAATTCATCAAAACCTCCATCACAAGACATTCACAAAAAAAGCGAAAAAGAAAAAGTGCCTCACCTTGAGGAATCAAACCCACCGAAAAAGAAACCAGGTGGGCAACCAGGACATCAAGGTAAAACTCGAAAGGGTTTTGGCAGAGTAGATCGCTATGAAATTTTACGTCCAACGGATTGCATTTACTGTGGTCAAAAAGCATTTGCACCCCTAGCAGTAAAAGTAGAAAAACACGCGGTAGCGCAACTAGTAGAATGTCCCATAGAAATAGTTGAGTATCAACGCCATACGTGCGTGTGTGAATGCTGTGGAAATATACAAACAGCAGCCTGGCCCCAAGAAATTATTCCAGGACAAGATTTAGGAACGTCGTTACAAGCATTTTTAGGGTGGACAAATAACTATGCACATATGCCCTACGAAAAACAGCAGGAAATGCTTTGGGAACTTGGTGAGATTGAAATTGGATTGGGAACTTTAGTCGCCACCAATGAACGAATACAACAAGCAATTGAACCGAGTATTCATGAGTTAAGTAATTGGGTAAAACAGACACAACCTAACATCCATGTAGATGAAACACCTTGGTCAGTTAAAGGGGTTAAAGAATGGTTGTGGGTAGTGGCTAATTCTGAATTCTGCCTGTTTACTGCGGCTGATACTCGTTCTAGAGCCGAACTAGAAGCAATTTTAGGGACTGAGTATACAGGTGTACTCAGCAGCGATGATTTTAGTGTTTATAATGGCTATCAAGCTGTTGCCCAACAGAAATGTTTGGCTCATCTACGTCGTCACTTCAAAAAATTGATTCAACTTCCCGGTCTTCACAACAAAGCTATCGGCGAAACCTTTGTCAATTTAATTGATGAAGCCTTCAGAAGTTATGCTCAATGGTTTGAAACTCTTGACTCAAACAGTTATAACGATTGGATAAATCAATTCAAATTCAAGTTGCAATTTTCTGTTGATCAATGGATTAACTTGGCAGGAGCTACGGCTGGAAACCTTTTACGTTCTTTGCGCGATAAAGCAAGCCAATGGTGGTATTTCCTTGACCATCCTGAAGTTCCTCCTGATAATAATCTCGCTGAACGCTCGCTGCGTTTAGCTGTGACAAAACGTAAGGTTAGTGGTGGTTCACGCTCGATGAAGCGGTTTCAACATACTGCCAATTTGTTGACGGTAGTGCAGACTTGTCGCCGTCAAGGTAGGTCTGTTATTGATTTTTTTGTGCAAGCTCTAATTGCTGATTCTAATAATTCTCACTCTCGCCCCTCTTTACTTCCGCAATATTAG